A part of Drosophila ananassae strain 14024-0371.13 chromosome 2R, ASM1763931v2, whole genome shotgun sequence genomic DNA contains:
- the LOC6493542 gene encoding uncharacterized protein LOC6493542 encodes MNIFKFLRNQGIPQEVFPVPSHPFSYIYEKYQQSMKCVPSVTFVASGQKPKMTESMLQSNPDAEITILLGQMQYKCKLQAFRIYTKLFEDSDSGDIVSLPEEKISAKWFEVVYAWMTHNVVHCECSQLLELLMASEYLTCLELIQSIVECLHDKNIFFELIAFDCYKAAMQKGMYTLAAQLLMRVGKSFLILVGTMDFREMSDAHCCLLLGRDGLAVHSEIETFCAAFIWLFHNFNDRIQYIGSLLEMIRFSQMPRIFLQGLLEYLPKLKPELANQLLVFIEKAMLPQQVEVNAFDSHDMDRNWIEDSQGHYEKYLKKGNYRKITIESFGEYIRWTQTCPHEYFEIFKKVATDTAPTEENDSNKVVENEIEDASTSSSLEPSPSTSEGDQRMRTSHLDLSSVQNFTWTGSVPEMKFKRYHGKKSLYERVFEDDSEDEIEGVSNCTASEPRPSEGDPQTSTLIDLQPGTEPSEDEYRTGEVKNIEMPWWYELDKPVMENKLWKEKEKKNDDNLRSKNLKSNTLFDRVYGSLDRLDCVEAEFSTTDAEPTTSTSEIEAGSPTSDINPED; translated from the exons atgaacatttttaaatttcttcgcAATCAGGGGATTCCTCAGGAAGTTTTTCCTGTGCCCAGCCATCCATTCTcatatatttatgaaaaatatcaaCAGTCCATGAAATGTGTGCCGAGTGTTACATTTGTTGCCTCCGGACAGAAgccaaaaatgacagaatcgATGCTGCAGAGCAACCCGGATGCAGAAATCACGATCCTACTGGGGCAGATGCAGTACAAGTGCAAGCTTCAGGCTTTTCGGATCTACACTAAGCTGTTCGAGGATTCCGACAGCGGGGACATTGTGAGTTTGCCCGAAGAGAAGATAAGTGCCAAGTGGTTCGAGGTCGTCTACGCTTGGATGACCCACAACGTGGTCCACTGCGAGTGCTCCCAACTTCTGGAGCTTCTGATGGCTTCCGAGTACCTCACGTGTTTGGAATTGATCCAGAGTATCGTCGAATGTCTGCACGATAAAAACATCTTCTTCGAACTGATCGCCTTTGATTGTTACAAGGCAGCCATGCAAAAGGGAATGTACACTCTTGCCGCGCAGTTGTTGATGCGGGTTGGCAAGAGCTTTCTGATCTTGGTGGGAACCATGGATTTTCGGGAGATGAGTGATGCCCACTGCTGCCTCCTACTTGGCAGGGACGGTCTGGCTGTGCATTCTGAAATTGAG ACTTTCTGTGCAGCCTTCATTTGGTTATTTCACAACTTTAACGATCGCATACAGTACATTGGTAGTCTACTTGAAATGATAAGATTCTCCCAGATGCCCCGCATATTTCTCCAAGGTTTGTTGGAATATCTGCCGAAATTGAAGCCGGAACTGGCAAATCAGCTGCTTGTCTTCATCGAGAAGGCAATGCTTCCTCAGCAAGTTGAAGTCAACGCCTTCGACTCGCACGATATGGACCGTAATTGGATCGAAGACTCGCAAGGTCACTATGAAAAATACTTGAAAAAGGGAAACTACAGAAAAATAACCATAGAAAGTTTTGGTGAGTATATCCGGTGGACTCAAACTTGCCCCCATGAGTATTTTGAGATCTTCAAGAAAGTCGCGACTGATACAGCACCAACGGAGGAGAATGATTCTAATAAAGTAGTTGAGAATGAAATTGAAGACGCATCTACATCCAGTTCCTTGGAACCTAGTCCGTCTACTTCCGAGGGTGACCAAAGGATGAGGACTTCGCATCTTGATTTAAGtagtgtacaaaattttacttGGACGGGTAGCGTACCGGAAATGAAGTTTAAGCGCTACCATGGTAAAAAGAGTCTCTATGAGCGGGTATTTGAGGATGATAGTGAAGACGAAATTGAAGGCGTATCTAATTGTACTGCCTCGGAACCTAGACCCTCCGAGGGTGACCCCCAGACAAGTACTTTGATTGACCTCCAACCTGGGACAGAACCCTCGGAAGATGAATATAGGACAGGTGAAGTGAAGAATATAGAAATGCCGTGGTGGTACGAATTAGATAAACCGGTAATGGAGAACAAACTCTGGAaagaaaaggagaaaaaaaatgacGATAATTTAAGATCTAAGAATTTAAAATCTAATACTCTTTTTGATAGAGTATATGGCTCATTAGATAGATTAGATTGCGTTGAGGCCGAGTTTAGTACCACGGACGCCGAACCTACCACTAGTACATCAGAGATAGAAGCTGGGTCTCCTACCTCAGATATAAATCCTGAAGACTAG
- the LOC6506387 gene encoding putative odorant receptor 69a, translating to MQFEDYLKYPDIACRWSWARRLEWPRRGHEKIPFEKLQTVCYYLGSFFMGYQNIGGVVYWCLYALKAKDSTTFIIETAQVFGSLMLTCVGFSKIWCFTRRRHQMELVMAELHDLYPTTRKSFYRLQHHYDWADLIMKYANLFYFAFYIFYNGSPLVLLLWEYITDDQNLSYKTQANAWYPWKVRGSAWGYALAIWVSTMAGNLGIFLTLAILNILCVCTVQLVMHFDGLATQLLSLDSRNPLAHQELKYLIRYHRQLIDISDKVNEIFDSIFLTSLICSTLAICMTSVAVLLLDLAPALKNINGLLAFLVYHFMMSYLGTQINLASEKVLPAAFYNNWYEGDLPYRKMLLILMLRASKPYKWKTIKLSEVSILNYVDTLKTSYQMYACVRSMNL from the exons ATGCAGTTCGAAGATTATCTGAAGTATCCTGACATCGCCTGCCGATGGTCCTGGGCCCGACGCTTGGAGTGGCCACGGCGTGGACATGAGAAGATTCCGTTCGAAAAATTGCAAACAGTTTGTTACTATCTCGGGAGCTTCTTTATGGGTTATCAGAATATCGGAGGGGTCGTTTACTGGTGCCTGTACGCTCTGAAGGCCAAGGATAGCACCACTTTCATAATAGAAACAGCACAGGTTTTCGGCTCCCTAATGCTCACCTGTGTGGGCTTTTCGAAAATATGGTGTTTCACCCGGCGACGACACCAGATGGAACTTGTAATGGCGGAATTGCATGATTTGTATCCCACAACCAGGAAGAGCTTTTACCGGCTCCAGCACCACTACGATTGGGCCGATCTTATAATGAAGTATGCGAACCTATTCTACTTTGCGTTCTACATATTCTATAATGGATCCCCGTTGGTGTTGCTTCTGTGGGAGTACATTACGGATGACCAGAATTTGAGTTACAAAACGCAGGCCAACGCCTGGTATCCCTGGAAGGTGCGTGGCTCTGCATGGGGATATGCCTTGGCTATATGGGTGTCTACTATGGCTGGTAATCTGGGCATTTTCCTGACTCTCGCCATTCTCAACATTCTCTGCGTGTGTACTGTCCAGCTGGTGATGCACTTTGATGGACTGGCCACCCAACTACTCAGCCTCGACTCCCGAAATCCACTAGCCCATCAGGAGCTCAAATATCTGATTCGCTACCACCGGCAACTAATCGATATTTCAGACAAagttaatgaaatttttgactCTATTTTCCTCACGAGCCTGATTTGTTCCACCCTTGCCATTTGTATGACTAGTGTGGCAGTCCTGCTTCTGGACTTGGCACCGGCATTGAAGAACATAAATGGTCTCTTGGCGTTCCTCGTCTACCACTTCATGATGAGTTATTTGGGCACCCAGATCAACTTGGCG AGTGAAAAAGTTCTGCCAGCTGCCTTCTACAACAATTGGTACGAGGGAGACCTTCCTTATCGGAAGATGCTGCTAATCTTGATGCTGCGAGCCTCCAAGCCTTACAAATGGAAGACCATTAAGCTATCAGAAGTTTCGATTTTGAACTACGTGGAT ACATTAAAGACTTCATATCAAATGTATGCCTGCGTTAGATCAATGAACTTGTag
- the LOC6493541 gene encoding malate dehydrogenase, mitochondrial, which yields MMLLGRLKSQLVASTSPWRLLARNYKVTVVGAGGGIGQPLSLLIRQNAGIRELALHDINEMKGIATDLSHISKPGRVTTFVGESQLEAAVSGANVVVVAAGMPRLPGMERDQLMAANGGVAAKVASAVSVACPGTLLAFITNPINMIVPTAAEVLKANGVFNPRRLFGITTLDVVRAKKFIGTAMGKDPGNVDITVIGGHAGITILPLLSTCKPPYLGEAKEIEKLIHRIQEAGTEVVKAKAGNGSATLSMAYAGAQFVDSLLRAIGGQEGVVECAFVASELTEAPFFASSLELGRYGIKRYLEIPQMNELEMEALAKLLPILRKNAEEGIDFARKYLKQLEKTVPTALPEAQ from the coding sequence ATGATGCTACTTGGAAGACTAAAATCCCAGCTCGTCGCATCGACTTCTCCCTGGCGGCTTTTGGCCCGAAACTACAAGGTGACTGTTGTGGGTGCCGGAGGAGGAATCGGGCAGCCACTCTCGCTGCTCATCCGCCAGAATGCAGGAATACGCGAACTCGCCCTGCACGACATCAACGAGATGAAGGGAATCGCCACGGATCTGTCGCACATTTCCAAGCCGGGACGCGTGACCACCTTTGTGGGCGAGAGTCAGCTGGAGGCTGCCGTGTCGGGAGCCAATGTAGTGGTAGTGGCCGCCGGGATGCCTCGTCTGCCGGGCATGGAACGGGACCAGCTGATGGCCGCCAACGGGGGTGTGGCGGCGAAGGTGGCCAGTGCCGTGAGTGTCGCCTGTCCTGGTACTCTTCTGGCCTTCATCACAAATCCCATCAACATGATTGTTCCTACGGCAGCGGAGGTGCTGAAGGCCAACGGGGTATTTAATCCAAGACGTCTCTTCGGGATCACCACTCTGGATGTGGTGCGCGCCAAAAAGTTCATAGGTACTGCCATGGGCAAGGATCCCGGTAATGTGGACATCACGGTTATTGGCGGTCATGCGGGAATAACGATCTTGCCACTACTCTCCACTTGCAAGCCGCCGTACTTGGGAGAAGCTAAGGAGATCGAGAAATTGATTCATCGCATCCAGGAGGCGGGAACCGAGGTGGTGAAAGCCAAGGCCGGCAACGGATCGGCCACTCTATCGATGGCGTATGCCGGTGCCCAGTTTGTGGACTCCCTTCTGCGAGCAATTGGCGGTCAAGAGGGTGTGGTCGAGTGCGCCTTCGTTGCCTCGGAACTGACAGAGGCTCCGTTCTTCGCCAGTAGCCTGGAACTGGGACGGTATGGAATCAAGCGCTACCTGGAAATTCCCCAGATGAACGAGCTGGAAATGGAGGCCCTGGCGAAGTTGCTTCCCATTTTGCGAAAGAACGCCGAGGAGGGAATCGATTTCGCCAGGAAATACTTAAAACAACTCGAGAAGACCGTCCCCACTGCGTTGCCAGAAGCTCAGTAA
- the LOC6506388 gene encoding malate dehydrogenase, mitochondrial, whose amino-acid sequence MILLRACARLPKVPLCVCGRQLGVLDLCGCSCRRGLKVTVVGAAGGIGQPLSLLLKANPDIDVLSVHDLRHTAGVAADLSHICTKSVVKAFEGPKKLKAAMKGADIVVVPAGLPRKPGMARSDLIGVNASVAADVAIAASDVCPGALLAYITNPINTIVPLAAAILKRKGTFDPNRLFGVTTLDCVRAKTFLGDAMNVNPQSVELPVIGGHTGTTILPIISQCKPEFKGEEMERLALVDRIQEAGTEVVKAKAGLGSATLSMAYAANQFVCSLIKAILGKSEEDVVEYAYVESDVTKVDFFATRIKLGPQGVMDNCGLPEMDEYEAAAMKCCLVELKKDIELGYKLSDDFKNRECE is encoded by the coding sequence ATGATACTGCTGCGGGCATGCGCCCGCCTTCCAAAAGTAccgctgtgtgtgtgtgggcggCAGTTGGGCGTGCTGGATCTTTGCGGTTGCAGCTGTCGACGTGGTCTCAAGGTCACTGTAGTGGGGGCGGCGGGCGGCATCGGCCAGCCCCTGTCCCTCCTTCTAAAGGCAAACCCGGATATCGATGTCCTGTCCGTACACGACCTCCGACACACGGCCGGAGTGGCGGCAGATCTCTCGCACATCTGCACAAAATCGGTGGTTAAAGCCTTTGAGGGTCCGAAGAAACTGAAGGCAGCCATGAAGGGTGCTGACATTGTGGTTGTTCCGGCGGGACTGCCCCGCAAGCCTGGCATGGCGCGATCCGACCTCATTGGCGTTAATGCTTCAGTAGCGGCGGATGTGGCCATCGCGGCAAGTGACGTCTGCCCCGGGGCACTGTTGGCATATATTACCAATCCGATAAACACAATCGTCCCGCTTGCAGCCGCCATCCTGAAGCGCAAGGGCACTTTCGATCCCAATCGCCTATTCGGAGTAACCACCCTCGACTGTGTGCGAGCCAAGACATTCCTGGGGGATGCCATGAACGTAAATCCACAGTCCGTAGAACTACCGGTGATCGGTGGACACACAGGCACCACCATCCTGCCCATCATCTCTCAGTGCAAGCCGGAGTTCAAGGGAGAAGAAATGGAGCGACTGGCTTTAGTCGACCGGATCCAGGAGGCAGGCACGGAAGTTGTGAAGGCCAAGGCCGGCCTGGGATCGGCCACTCTCTCAATGGCATATGCCGCCAACCAATTCGTCTGCTCGTTGATCAAGGCGATCTTGGGCAAAAGCGAGGAGGACGTCGTGGAGTACGCCTATGTGGAATCGGACGTGACGAAAGTGGATTTCTTTGCGACCCGCATCAAGCTGGGCCCGCAAGGCGTCATGGACAACTGCGGCCTACCGGAAATGGACGAGTACGAGGCAGCGGCAATGAAGTGCTGTTTGGTCGAGTTGAAAAAAGATATCGAGTTGGGGTACAAGTTGAGCGATGACTTTAAAAATAGGGAGTGCGAGTAA